GGTCCCCGCCACCCTGAGCTATCACCGTGACACCGACACGGTGCGGCGCAGCTGGCACACCGAGTTAAAGCCTGCCAAAGACAAGCCTCGACAGCCGTTGGGCCGCAACATCATCACCTCGTTATGGGGCAACTGCACGATCAAGGTGATGGTCGGGTTCTTGTTCCTGTATCCGGCGTTCGTCGCCAAGGCGCACGACGCCGACGGCTGGGTTCAGCTGGCCATGCTGGGAATGATCGGCGCGGCGGCCGCCGTCGGCAATTTCGCCGGCAATTTCGCCAGCGCGCGATTGAAACTGGGCCGGCCGGCGGTGCTGGTGGTGCGATGCACGCTGGTCGTCACCGCGTTCGCATTGGCCGCCGCGGTGGCCGGGCATCTGATCATGGTCGCCGTCGCCACGCTGGTCACCTCGGGATCCAGCGCCATCGCCAAGGCATCGCTGGACGCGTCGCTGCAACACGATCTCCCCGAGGAGTCGCGCGCCTCGGGTTTTGGGCGCTCCGAATCGACCCTGCAGTTGGCATGGGTGCTGGGAGGCGCCCTGGGCGTGCTGGTCTACACGGACCTTTGGGTGGGATTCACCGCGGTCAGCGCGCTACTGATTCTGGGCCTGGCCCAGACCGTCGTCAGCTTCCAGGGCCGCTCGTTGATCCCAGGGCTCGGCGGTAACCGGCCGATCATGGTCGAGCAGGAGGGTTGGCGCCGGAGCGCTCCGTCAACTCGAGCGATGCCCCAGTGAGGGGCGCGGTGAAACCCCGCGTCGTCGCGCTGCTCGTGAGCGTGGTGGTGCTTGCCGCCGGGGCAGGGGTCGGAACGTGGCTGCTGCTGCGTGATCGCGGCCCGTCCTACCCGGTGATTAGCGCCTATTCGAACGGCCACCTGACCCGGGTGGGTCCCTACATGTATTGCAACGTCCTGAATCTCAATGATTGTCAGGAACCGCGGACGCAGGGCGAATTGCCGGTGAGCGAACGTTACCCGGTGCAGCTCTCGGTGCCTGAGGCGATCGGTCGCGCACCGTGGAAATTGCTTCAGACCTACGAGGATCCGACCAAGGACACCACTACCATCTTCCGGCCGAACAGCACCCTGGCCGTCACCATCCCCACCGTCGACCCGCAGCGAGGCCGGCTGACCGGGGTGGTAGTGCAACTGCTGACCAAGCTGATCTACAACGGTGAAGAACTATTTCCGCCGCACGCCGAATGGTCTGTGCGCGTTACCTTCTGACACATCAACTTGGCAGACGCGCGATGAACCGACGGCGGTGTCGCGAAGGTGATCACTTTCACCAGTTGAGTTCACACGCGCGGCGAATGGACGGGCTGATCCGGCCCGGCATGCCGTTCGTCGCCGGGTCGTCGAGCCGGGGGCGATCGGGTCGATCTGGAGCCAAGTCGGACTATCCAGGGGTCATACAGAAATGTACCCCGCAAGGAAGGGACCGAAGTCAGGCCGGCTACGCGCCGTGACTGGTCGGCACCCGCTCACCCTCGACCGTCGGACCCGGTGCCGTACCCTCTCCGAAAGGCCGGCC
The nucleotide sequence above comes from Mycobacterium vicinigordonae. Encoded proteins:
- a CDS encoding DUF2771 domain-containing protein, with the translated sequence MKPRVVALLVSVVVLAAGAGVGTWLLLRDRGPSYPVISAYSNGHLTRVGPYMYCNVLNLNDCQEPRTQGELPVSERYPVQLSVPEAIGRAPWKLLQTYEDPTKDTTTIFRPNSTLAVTIPTVDPQRGRLTGVVVQLLTKLIYNGEELFPPHAEWSVRVTF